In the Fundulus heteroclitus isolate FHET01 chromosome 23, MU-UCD_Fhet_4.1, whole genome shotgun sequence genome, CTTTTTAACCAGTTCTGTCACTGTGGTCCCTGCCCTAGAATAGATAAAGAATTTGACCGCCAGTGTGGAATGACGACTTTGCCTCCCTCCCgcctcctctctttctctctctcaaacacacTCTGTCATAGATGAGATTACACTTTAGTACTTTGGCTTAATGAAAAAAGCTTGGCTGGATAACAGTGGGAGAGagagtgcgtgtgtgtgtgtgtgtgtgtgtgtgtggggggggggtcacgtGTCCAATCCTTGCACTGCCATTTTCTTCCAAGAGAGGGACCAATTTCACCATCTCTGCCACTTCTAGTTCAGTCTGCCTCCCCCGCTGACATAGGGATTAACTTTTCAGAGCAGTTCTGAttgaccttttctttttcatgacTCATACCTCCTGATACACAGCTGGATACAGGCTTCCTGTAATGAtcagcttttgttgttgttgtggttttAGAGACCCAATAAACCTTAGGGTAAATTATCAATTTggcttatttatatatacagtgtatgtgtgtgtgtgtgtgtgtgtgtgtatatatatctatatctatctatatctatctatatatatatatatatatatatatatatatatatatatatatataaataaattggcaCGATCAAATTTTATCATAACTAATCAAATTCCAATTCATTTGCTGAACGTTTTGGGGAGTATGCTTTCTACTGTGTCATTTAGATAACACTGCAATCTCTTAATTTTATCCCTGCTACAGTAGCCTGGAAAAATATTCACCCctttggtattttttatttttttaatacccAGATCCTACAATTAAAATCGATTGTTAGAGAgtctgtaacattttatttacaaaaaacagcTACAAACTTCaagaagtattttatttatcatgaAGGgaacaacaaataggacaaaacaacagaaaacagctgcGTTCATCCCCCGAAAGGCAGTACATTGTACAGCCACCTTTTTTGGTAATTCTAGTTGCGAGTGGCTTTGGAATAATCTTTATGACCTCACCACATACATCTTGCCACTGGGATTATTGCCCATTCCTGTTTGAAAAACCGCTCAAGCTCTTTCATAGTGGATGCCTTTTGCTTGTGAACAGCAATCTTCAaatctaaccacagattctcaattggatttagggcTAGATTTTGACTAGGCTAtcccaacacatttaaatattccCCCTGCAACCACCTGAGTGTTGCTTTACCAGTATGCTTTGgctcattgtcctgctgaaaggtgaacatCCGTCCCACTGTCAAATCACATGCAGACTGATAGGTTTTGCTTAAGAAATATGTGTCTActtagcaccatccatctttctttcaactcagaccagtttcccagtccctgctgctgaaaaacattccgacagcatgaagctgccactaccatgtttcacagtggggatgcCGTTTTGGtagtgatgggatgtgttgggtttgcgGCAAACGCAGCGTTTTCTCATTTGAACACCGAAGAGTTTAATTTTAGTCTGATCAGATCACCTTCCTCCGTACATTTTTGGAGTCACCCACATGACTTTTGGCAAAGTCAAAACATGCCTTCTTATTTTAACACTAATTGCCTTTTTTGGCCACTCTtgcataaagcccagctctgtgtgcttacttttttaaaatgctggATTTGATTCTGTCAGGGGGGACGTTTAAAGGTTTGCAAATCTttttataaccccaccctgacaTTTAGTTCTCAATAACTTTGTCTCTGGCCTGTTTGGAGATCTCCTCAGTCTTCATGGTGCGATGTCTCTTGCTCAGTGTAGTTACAGTCTCTTGgacctttcagaaaaggtgtgttgatactgacagatcatttgaaaattaaattgcacacaggtggacttattTTAACTAATTACATGACTTTTGAATATAATTGGTGGTGTGGGAGAGGATTGAACCTTAAAAAAGAGACATAGACGAGACCAGACACCACAACTTCTCTCAGTGACCAGCAGGGGGATTATTTTATTCCAGATTTACAATCATCTACATTTCACAGCAACCCCAACAATATGGGGTAACTTTCAGCCTTTATAGGGATGCAGTATGATGTAAATGGGAACATGAAATCTTACTGTGCACATGGACTGCTCCGGACCTAGAGTCCTTCCTCCTTAGTTcgaagggtgtgtgtgtgaaatgtgtgtgtgtggtgttgtTCAATTTCTGGGAAGTCTTATAAACAGGCACCTCGATTACTCAATGCAACATAAACAGAGAAGGAGCCAAGAGTAGTTCAACTAAAGTTCCTTTGGCCTTACTCTCTGTTGTGATTCAGTGAAACATTCCAGAACTAATCATTCTTTGGACAGTGTTTTCAGTTGTTAATACAAACAGGATTCAACCTTGGCAATAGTAAAAGATCCGGCCGTTCTCTTCAGTACCATACTGATAAATCCCTCCATAGTGGCACCAGAATTATTCAGCCACTTCAAAGCAACAGGGGTAGGCGCATGtcaattttctgttttcttttttgttctttttttaaatacatatttttctcattttacttCACTCACTTAGACAATTTTTTTGCCGATCCATTACAtaaaagaagattaaaaaacgtttaaagaaacaaaataggctttttacctattttgtttctttaaacgttttttaatgccatttttgttttgccaTTACTATTCAAAACCTGGGTTTTATAATACATCTGCCCTGTAGATTAGATTTTGACTGTAACAGGGTGAGATTTAAGGCTTGGATGCAGCAGTCGGTGATGAGGAGAAAACGAAATAAGAAATCCAAATCTCTGTCTCCGAACAGTTTACCAAAAGGCAATGCACGCTTCGTTTCCCTGTTCCCATCTGCTCATCAAAGCTCTTGGCTGAAGAAGGCGGTTCCCTGGCATTTAAAAATCACAGAGGACTACTGCAAACTAGCTTCCCACATTTATTCAGACAAAATAATCTTGTCCTCAGATAACATTCTATGCTGCCTGTGTTAGGAGTCCCTAGACCGACAGGCACAAATGCCCTTTATGTTTGCATGGCTGCTTCTGTTTGTATGTGGTGACTGAGCAAATGACGTAAGGAGTCAAGCTTCATGATAGCCCACTCATTACCTGTTTCTTTGTAGATCTCTTGTACTCTGACTCACTAAAATGGGAGATTCCACAGAAAAGTCTCCTAGGACAACTAATATAAATGGGTTTTAGAGTGGCCGCTTGCAGTATTAATGGGGTTGGAGAGAACGTTATTAATCTAGTGGGCATGCTGCATAATTGATGAAATTAGGTGCTTTTTTCATACTGGTGCAGATACAACGAACATGGAGaaagcttcattttttttttatctgaaatatCTGTTATGCATATCCATCacatgcatttaattttaaagcTGGCTCCAGCTTACTTACTTTTTCTGTCTGCAAATATTCACATAGCATTAAAGACATTGCCCCCTCAGCTATCCCTCAGCTGGAACAGCAGCTGGCTCACAGTGGCGCAGCTTGTGAAGCTCTAGAGCagaatggactgaatttataaacTGTAGCGCTTTtctagtcatgctgaccaccatTACACTACACCCACATTCACTCAGTCCTACTCAGAGACATCTACACAATAGTACACCATACCAGTAATCTACCTGCCTGTGCAGGTTTGAGAAGggatacataaataaaatagacaGAAATTAGCCAATTATCTTTTTTAAGAGCATCTGTTGAAGCAAGACAGGCATCTGTCTGCACATGGAATATTTTTGATGACATTATCTGTAGCACccttgagtgaaaaaaaaaattaaatagtcCACAGCTGAGAGGCATGCAATTAATGCTGGAACAGATGGATGCTTCTGACGCAGGCACAGACATTGGGGAGCCATTCAAAAGTCTGTGTTATACATAAATTAGAAAAGAGTTGGAAGTGGTGAACAGTGAGACACGTGGAAAGGTCAGGTGTAACAGAactctgtatttttttgtttgccagACAGAAGTTTCACCATCTCACtggaaaaatatgttgaaggTCACAGCTAGACATTTTGattcacatgtgaacctttctGAGATGGCCTTCTGTGATTAAAAGAAAGGATAAAAATCCCTTACTATTTAATTTAATGATAATGAAATCATAAATACAGAAACCCATTATTGAGgctattattttaaatatttagcagAAGTTAACAAAGTTGTTATAATGTAAACTATAATAATGCAGACATAAATGTAACTGCATGCACTCTTTAGTTTTAAGATGCAACTAAAGTATATGAAATGAGATTTCTGTAAAAAAAGTCTTCCATTGAAATGACCAATTTTGCCACCCAGTCTTTAATACATTTGTGTTTAAGAAGTTATCAGTCCATCCTTTTAGCTCCATCCAAGTGAGTCACTGTCTTCTCCCCGTCTCTCTGGATGCCAAGTGCTATCATCGCTGTGGGCAAATTTAGCGTGGGTTAGAGTGGCAAAACACCATGGAAAAAGAATAACGTGGGTGGTTAGACGCTCATCTAGGCCCAGTGGCTGCAGTAAACCAAAAAGATTCAGGGTTTCATAAGGACACTTCTTTACAACCCCTTCAATGAGAGTGGTGGCATTAATGAAATTGTACAATCGAGAGTTGCattgtttttactttacttgGTGCACAACCGTTTAATATGAAAATAATTATAGCTCATCTTAATTCCAGATGTAGGGAATTTAAACCTTCTGTGCAGTTCTGTGCAGCAAAAGGTGTTGTAAATTGGTAATGTTTatgtaaacctttatttatcttGCACGCATGGAAAATAAATTACTGTGTCTTTACTGAAAATCTAAACTTTGATGCCACCAACACACTTAAAGCAAATTAGTCTATAATGTTGCATCAtactttcatgttttttggTTATACTAAACACTATATTGGATGGatacaaactgcattttgttgcttgTACTAAAGACGTGCAATGACAATGTTCAATCCTATTCTATTCTAGTTGTGGCAAATGTTGTCAGGGAGCAGTGGTTCTCAACTTTACAATTTTTTACACAAGCAGTGGCTAATAAATACCAGGTTTTCTAAAATAGCACTTCCTTGACAGACGTTTTGGAGCAGGACTACAACAGCATTCGGACCATTTCAATTTATTGTGTTAcacaatgaagaagaaaacaattCCCATTGGGACTACATGAACACTTCATGGATACTGTAAATATGTGGCACATGCTTACTTTGAAGTTAAAAATTCCAAGGCAGAAAttagacatccatccatccattttctgacccgcttaatcgctcatggggtcgcgggggttgctggtgcctatctccagtgttcactgggcgagaggcggggtacaccctgtacAGGTCGCCCGTCTGTCGAAGAGAAATTAaagaagtttaaaaataaaaaattcaagaaGTGTTGTTCCCGCTGGGAGCTCTTGAAGTTTTCCACGATATTTTCTAAAGTTCCTGATGATGAAGATCAGtgtgataataataattctaaaattatgaataataataataataataataataataataataataataataataataataataataataataataataataatgattaaacAACTCATCTCTTCCACCGTTGCTGCTTATTAGCCCTGCATCACAATTAATTAAGTCTTGTTTACCCCACTATTAGCTAATTGTAACAAAAACCTACTAAAAAAGTCCCTCTATTGCTGCCAGTGGCACTTCCACAACAGCCAGGCCTGATATCAAGTCACACGTTCCTGTCTTTCAGTTTGACCTAATACTGAATGAGGAAACCATAGTGTTTGCAAATCTTTTGTGCAATACAGTAGTCTTTGTTTGCATACTTTAACATGTCAGCATGTGGAATGTGTGTCTATTGTCTGTCAGGACAGCTGTGGCGTTGTGCCAGATGTGTAATGGGTCACATCTGGAGCATGTTGTCTGTGACTTGGTTATAGCtccaaacattttttgtttacagTAGTTGTTGAGCAGATAATCTTCTGCTTTTAGTGGTGATTACATAAGAGTAGAGCATACAGATCGCATGTTATAGAAAAAGTTATTTGTCCCAACTTGGTGAATATGCTttctaatagaaaaaaaataggagGAGGATACACGTTTTACGGGTTTTTTGGGAAAATGTCACCTCCTCGTGACTGTTGTTAGCAGAAATTTAGAGCTGGGAAGCAATTACATCATGGAGAGACTCGGACGCACGCCAGTCATTAAGGTGCGATTTCACGCTTATAGGCtcgtatattttttttcttgtatttagaAGGACGTTTGGATTTGTTGCTCTGCTTGCCTTGTTGTTGATTAGCCTCAGCAAGGGAGTCTGGTGATGGTGGCTCATAAATCAGTTTTCCTCAGCACAAAAAAGGGCGGTGGCGCTGacaagaaaagacagaaaactgtttttttttctcctttaaagaTATGACATTGTGCGCTCGCAAATCGCGGCTTTATGTTGCATTTGGATTCTTAATTACATGGAATGAGATGAAGAAATCGATCAATGTAAGCATTTAGGGTTTTTTTATATGCTGTTTGATCGGAGGTGCTGAGATGCAGCCAGCACCGTGAGAGCGAGTGGCTCTCCCTCCCTCTTTGCCCACCGACAGCATCACCACATACAGGCAGAGAGAAatagagagcgagagagagagagaccaatAGCGGTATCTGAGGAAAGGAGGCAACCTCGCAGGAGAGATAGAGCAATTCAAAACACCAGCCAGCATTACAGGGAAACATGGACGCAGTGGAAAACCTTTGCCTCATGCAAGCATCAGCGAGGATGCGGCGTTCACGGCGCACCATCGGAGTTATGCACGGACTCTGTTTTTAATGCGGCGGGTGGGGACCCGCAGCAAGCTGAAAAGGCGGAAAGATTTCTCCGAACCGTATGTAAATTCTGCCCGCCTGCGATGGCTGGGTCGGCACGATGCTGTTACAGAGCAATGGAGAatatattttgtgatttttgtgtGTTGGTGTTCTTGTTCAGTGGCCttataaatgcaaaaatccGATACTCCATtccggaggagctggagaaCGGGGCACCGGTCGGTGACATTGTCAAGGATTTGGGTCTGGATCTGAGTAAACTTTCCACTCGACGCATCAAAATCACATCGGACAGTGCACGGAGATACTTCACTATAAACCACAAAACCGGAAAGCTGGTGGTGAGTGACCGCATTGACCGGGAAACAGTTTGCGAATCCCGCGTCACCTGTTCACATAACCTGGAGGTGGTGCTGGAGAACCCGCCGGACGCGCACAACGTGGAGGTGGAGATTTTGGACGTGAATGACAACGAACCCCAGTTCCCTAGAGATGAATACCAGCTTGAGGTGTCGGAGTCTGCCCTCACTGGGTCACGGTTTAACATTGAGGGAGCACAAGATGCAGATGAGGGGTCCAACTCTGTGAAACAGTACCGACTGACTCCAAACGACCACCTGACTTTGGACTCCATTAAACCCTCCTCCAATAATAAGGAAATTGAGTTAATTCTCAAAAAGCCCTTTGACCGGGAGCAGATGCCCTCTCATCAACTTATTCTGACAGCAATAGATGGAGGCACTCCACAGCGAACTGGCACGGCCAAAATCAATGTCCGAATCCTTGATGCCAATGACAATGGGCCTAAGTTTAATAGTTCAATGTATAAAGTTAAAGTGCCTGAAAACTCTCCAAATGGGGCACTTGTGATTAGGTTAAACGCAACAGACCCGGATGAGGGCTCAAACGGAGAAGTTTTTTACTCCTTTAGTAGTTACACACCTGAAAGAGTTCGACAGGTGTTTTCTATGGACACAAACACAGGGGAGATTAGGGTAAAGAATAACATAGACTATGAGGAGACTAACTCCTATGAAATGTATATACAAGCAATGGACAAAGGTCCAGCCCCTGTGGCAGGACACTGTAAAGTAGTTGTAGAAGTGTTGGACGTCAACGATAACATTCCTGAGATTATATTGTCTTCACTTTCCAGCCCTGTGCGTGAGGATGCACGGGCAGACACAGTGGTGGCATTGATTAGTCTGAACGATCGGGATTCTGGACAAAACAAACAGGTGTCCCTGGAGATCATGCCCCACTTGCCTTTTAAGATCAAGTCCTTCAGAAACCACTATACAATTGTCACATCTGCTTTTCTGGACCGGGAAACCATCTCATCATACAATGTTACAGTCAGTGCTGTGGATGAGGGCACACCACCTCTATCATCTCAAATGAGCTTCAGGGTAGATGTTGCAGATGTTAATGATAACCCACCTCGTTTTGAGCAGACTTCATACACTGTCTATATTACAGAGAACAACGCTCCAGGTGCATCTCTCTGCGTTGTTAAGGCCACGGACGCTGACGATTCAGAAAATGCACGCATCACCTACACTGTCCTCAATGACAACAATCATGGGATACCTGTAGCCAGCTACGTTAGCATCAAACCTGACACGGGTGAGGCCTATGCCCTACGGGCCTTTGACTTTGAAAAGCTTCGAGAGTTTCACTTTCAGATTAAAGCCCAGGATAACGGCGTGCCTCCCCTCAGCCGTGTGGCAACGGTATATGTTTACATTATGGATCAGAATGATCATGTTCCCAGGATTGCTTATCCACCCGCCAATGGGACACTAATGAAAAATGCTGAAGCCGGCCTTTTGGTTAGCAAGGTGACAGCATGGGATGGTGATGCAGGACAGAATGCCTGGCTGTTTTATGCCCTGGAACAGACCAACAAAGACCTTGACCTTTTTAAGGTACATGAGTACACAGGTGAGATCCGCACCACCAGGCGAGTCATTGAAGACAACTCCACCGCCTTTGTTCTGAATGTCCTGGTTCGAGACCACGGCATACCGCCGCTCTCCTCAACCACCACTATCCATGTGCATGTGATGGACCTTCCTCCGAAGTTTACCCCTGACCCGAAACAGATTGTCAGGCCTGACAGCCCACTAATGTTTTCCCCCGTCACGCTCTACCTCATCATAGCCCTGTGTGCCACAACCTTTGTATTTCTAGTCACTGTCTTTGTACTTGCCATTGTGAGATGCCATGCCTACTGTAGCCAGACTGGTTCCTGCTCCCCATGTTGCGTATCCCAGAAGAACATGCCGGAGGGTGGCACCTCGGCAGCTGGTGGTGGAGCAAGGGCTGCAGGTGGggctggaggaggtggaggtggaggtggaggagcacAGCAAAACATCAATGTGGCCCTGCGCCGTGACCTCAAAGTAGAGCCGCATTATATTGAAGTGAGAGGGAATGGGTCCTTGACCAAAACATACTGCTATAAGACGTGCTTGACTGCCACGTCAGGAAGTGACACTTTCATGTTCTACAACACGGGAAGGCCTCACAGTGGCACCTGGGGCTCGGGCTATGTCACCAGCCACAGCGGACAGAGCCAGATATTTGTGCGGCGACTCAGTATGCCAGATGCAACTTCCATGCAGGTGTGTTTTCTGGTGTGGTCTTAGTGTTATTTTAGATGTGCTTAACTAGGACATGTCAATGTGCATTTATTCTGGAGTCTTTGAAGCCACTGATGACTTCTTTGTGAGTTTTTGGATTTAGTTGTATTTGAgcaatttaattgttttatcctTTGTGTTTTCTAAAAATAACTCATATTTGACAATAAGGCTGAAAGCACATTACTTTATTCTATTTATGGGATATTTTAGCTTAGCTGTTATGTTGGTTATATCTAATGTCAGGTATGTCAGACAGCTTCTCAGGATTGTTTGGTTATTTTAGTTGAAAGGTAGACATCGATATGCTAGATCTGATAAAACATACTATGTGTTTTTCCACACAGTTCCTAGCAGTTGTATTGTCTCCCGTGGCAATATGTTTTATGTGTGCATTTTAAGCACAGCCAATAGAATGTAACAGAAAAAACTAACTCTGTGCTGCacaatttgacttattttacacattttagtCAGATAGAGGCTGATTGACCTTTGAGCCTATGTCACACCAAAGTGAGATGGATGCCACAATATGAAAGTGGACATTGGATGTTATCTCTCTGTAAGGTCTGGGAAATCGAGCAGCTTTGGCGGCTACCAGTGCCAccactagcctcgtgagaccatcctgatctcgcgagctttcaaggtttcactcgcagatcagtctggatactctccgttgaagaaaatttggagccgttcaccaaacgaacgtccaatcagcgttggctttgaggcgggttgaggtgtgacgcaacgggaagcgcgtcagttcagtctaaacaacatggcg is a window encoding:
- the LOC105920159 gene encoding protocadherin alpha-C2 isoform X14 → MAGSARCCYRAMENIFCDFCVLVFLFSGLINAKIRYSIPEELENGAPVGDIVKDLGLDLSKLSTRRIKITSDSARRYFTINHKTGKLVVSDRIDRETVCESRVTCSHNLEVVLENPPDAHNVEVEILDVNDNEPQFPRDEYQLEVSESALTGSRFNIEGAQDADEGSNSVKQYRLTPNDHLTLDSIKPSSNNKEIELILKKPFDREQMPSHQLILTAIDGGTPQRTGTAKINVRILDANDNGPKFNSSMYKVKVPENSPNGALVIRLNATDPDEGSNGEVFYSFSSYTPERVRQVFSMDTNTGEIRVKNNIDYEETNSYEMYIQAMDKGPAPVAGHCKVVVEVLDVNDNIPEIILSSLSSPVREDARADTVVALISLNDRDSGQNKQVSLEIMPHLPFKIKSFRNHYTIVTSAFLDRETISSYNVTVSAVDEGTPPLSSQMSFRVDVADVNDNPPRFEQTSYTVYITENNAPGASLCVVKATDADDSENARITYTVLNDNNHGIPVASYVSIKPDTGEAYALRAFDFEKLREFHFQIKAQDNGVPPLSRVATVYVYIMDQNDHVPRIAYPPANGTLMKNAEAGLLVSKVTAWDGDAGQNAWLFYALEQTNKDLDLFKVHEYTGEIRTTRRVIEDNSTAFVLNVLVRDHGIPPLSSTTTIHVHVMDLPPKFTPDPKQIVRPDSPLMFSPVTLYLIIALCATTFVFLVTVFVLAIVRCHAYCSQTGSCSPCCVSQKNMPEGGTSAAGGGARAAGGAGGGGGGGGGAQQNINVALRRDLKVEPHYIEVRGNGSLTKTYCYKTCLTATSGSDTFMFYNTGRPHSGTWGSGYVTSHSGQSQIFVRRLSMPDATSMQPKAPGSDWRYSASLRAGGVMQSSVHMEESSVMQGAQGVLVQNWPTASSAADGEGGEVSPPMGAGVDSNSWHFRYGPGGPGAPPQHLKPGEVPPEAFIIPGSPAIISIRQNQGGEDDKSDFITFGKKEEAKKKKKKKKEKEKKDKKDKGKDDGDE